From a region of the Dictyostelium discoideum AX4 chromosome 2 chromosome, whole genome shotgun sequence genome:
- the cwc15-2 gene encoding hypothetical protein, giving the protein MADKRVPSVLVSSLRVGMGSTYLKTRKDDTDKNDKDRQKEELRQRELKSLEKKSGIKFEDTSIENDKELLKLKNRLINEEEEENNKTSTTTTTTTSNIKKRKGIDDDDTDSDDSDSDSDDDDDDDDDNNGSKNKFKKVDKDHSDNSENNDSDDSDDSDDSDDEEELMKELEKIKKEKAEQQKKKELESQQELEKERLERVAHGNPLLNNTNSNNNNNNSSGDYSIKKNWFDDGVFKNQARDEPVVKKRFINDTTRSDFAKKFLSKYIK; this is encoded by the exons atggcagATAAAAGAGTACCATCAGTTCTAGTATCATCACTTCGTGTTGGTATGGGAAGCACATACCTAAAAACAAGAAAAGATGACACTGACAAGAATGATAAAGATAGacaaaaagaagaattaaGACAAAgagaattaaaatcattagaaaagaaatctggtattaaatttgaagatacctcaattgaaaatgataaagaattattaaaattaaagaatagattaataaatgaagaagaagaggaaaataataaaacatcaactacaactacaactacaacatcaAATATAAAGAAGAGAAAAGGTATAGACGATGATGATACAGATAGCGAtgatagtgatagtgatagtgatgatgatgatgatgatgatgatgataacaATGGTTCaaagaataaatttaaaaaagttgataAAGATCATTCAGATAAtagtgaaaataatgattcagATGACTCTGATGATTCAGATGAttcagatgatgaagaagaattaatgaaagaacttgaaaaaattaaaaaagaaaaagcagaacaacaaaagaaaaaagaattagaGAGCCAACaagaattagaaaaagagCGTTTAGAAAGAGTCGCTCATGGTAAtcctttattaaataataccaatagtaataataacaataataatagtagtggtgaTTATtctataaagaaaaa TTGGTTTGACGATggtgtttttaaaaatcaagcTAGAGATGAACCCGTTGTAAAGAAGAGATTTATTAATGATACAACTAGAAGTGATTTTGCTAAAAAATTCTTatcaaaatatataaaataa
- a CDS encoding hypothetical protein (Similar to plasmodium falciparum. asparagine-rich antigen), translated as MNIEGDASQLENNKNSDIKNNVLEHISKIIKKICYIIVWNVNDMNAISNKLKLKETLTPFGFEVICFDNINDDLRNVFKTIVKDLKSDNTKAMFLFYIYGPYQLEDNKIKLSSLVEIYQGSKITREIKFFLNSLIGLLKTKEDEFKNLHFKKGVMLSWEKIFILDLFYNNNNNNNNNNPLEKLFQLYNSPNEILNLPTMDNISFIHSHLLFDYLNNNNNYINSNNNNNNNNNNANNNINNNNSTTTTTTSSSYRINDNTTTTTTTIVTTTTINGEASPFLELLCDTLESNDKEVLSNKIVKMKGIILDNYITKYFGNLNNLETLLKKNYQMIPYNLKNQLFDNFNIFFGSQSSGSIIFNSNSQVNTNSNNKIETYKEKPGNRKVICLIFNENENELKNQNIIEIKKSFLKKGTECFTFSNIYSFHRKVYSILPLYPELDIILYYHSTNEDDRNEKFFNSINEFKNDNIYKSEPSKILVPTFNNNNKSPINSFNVEKEFDNLKIKIESINNNNDNNNNNNNNNNNNNNNNNNNNNNNNNNNNNNNNNKNIKVIKSMIEILKFHQKKTNVYDMEKEAKCFFNELYKGEFNNDIIKEISKDTDFGNIYLVSPILRLNRDLGCESNECLTVLTSSICDRINSNDSPGRTLSEIRETIRFDILDSYINHFIGDVIKYILEEENIDIGASSIDGNLKHSNSFEILFGDPSSSDLKIVPFNNNNNNSQ; from the exons atgaatatagaAGGTGACGCAAGCCAATtagagaataataaaaacagtgatattaaaaataatgttttg gaACACAtatcaaaaattataaaaaaaatttgttataTCATTGTTTGGAATGTAAATGATATGAATGCAATAagcaataaattaaaattaaaagaaacttTAACTCCATTTGGATTTGAAGTCATTTGTTTCGATAATataaatgatgatttaagaaatgtatttaaaacaattgtaAAAGATCTAAAGTCTGATAATACAAAAgcaatgtttttattttatatttatggGCCATACCAATTagaagataataaaattaaactttcATCATTAGTTGAAATATATCAAGGTTCTAAAATAACCcgtgaaataaaattttttttaaatagtttgataggtttattaaaaacaaaagaagATGAATTCA aaaatttACATTTCAAAAAAGGAGTAATGCTATCATGggaaaagatatttattttagatttattttataataataacaataacaataataataataacccattagaaaaattatttcaactTTATAATTCTCCcaatgaaatattaaaccTACCAACAATGGATA atatttcatttatacattcacatttattatttgattatttgaataataataataattatattaatagtaataataataataataataataataataacgcaaataataatattaataataataattcaactactactacaacaacatcttcatcatatagaattaatgataatacaacaactactacaactacaattgtaacaactacaacaattAATGGTGAAGCTTCACCATTTTTAGAATTACTATGTGATACATTagaatcaaatgataaagaagTATTATCAAATAAGATTGTTAAAATGAAGGGTATTATTTTAGATAATTACATTACAAAGtattttggtaatttaaataatttagaaacTCTTTTGAagaaaaattaccaaatgattCCATATAacttaaaaaatcaattatttgacaattttaatatattttttggtTCACAATCAAGTGGATCAATAATCTTTAATTCAAATAGCCAAGTTAAtactaatagtaataataaaattgaaacttATAAAGAAAAACCTGGAAATAGAAAAGTGATATGtttaattttcaatgaaaatgaaaatgaattaaaaaatcaaaatataatagaaattaaaaaatcatttttaaaaaaaggcaCTGAATGTTTTACCTTTAGTAATATATATTCATTTCATCGAAAAGTTTATTCAATTCTTCCTCTATATCCAGAATTAGATATTATACTTTATTATCATTCAACCAACGAAGATGAcagaaatgaaaaattttttaattcaataaatgaatttaaaaatgataatatatataaatcaGAACCTTCAAAAATACTTGTCCCAacctttaataataacaataaatcaCCTATTAACTCATTTAATgttgaaaaagaatttgataatctaaaaatcaaaattgaaagtattaataacaataacgataacaataataataataataataataataataataataataataataataataataataataataataataataataataataataataataataataataagaatattaaagttataaaatcaatgatcgaaatattaaaatttcaccagaaaaaaacaa atgTTTATGATATGGAAAAAGAAGCAAAATGTTTTTTCAATGAACTTTATAAAggagaatttaataatgatataataaaagaaatttcaaaGGATACAGATTTtg gtaatatttatttagtttCTCCAATTTTAAGGTTAAATAGAGATCTAGGTTGTGAGTCTAATGAATGTTTGACAGTTCTAACTTCATCAATATGTGAtagaattaattcaaatgattcaCCAGGAAGAACTCTGTCAGAAATTAGAGAAACTATTAGATTTGACATATTGGACTCATAtattaatcattttattggtgatgttataaaatatattttagaaGAAGAGAATATCGACATAGGTGCCTCTAGTATTGATGGAAATCTTAAGCACTCAAATAGTTTTGAAATCCTTTTTGGTGATCCAAGTAGTagtgatttaaaaattgtaccttttaataataataataataatagtcaataa